The stretch of DNA TCGGTTGTACCACGTACGAATATACATTCTCTTAAGCTTTTAGCATGGATAAAGCGTTGAACCTTACCGCGGGCAATTTCGTATTGCTGTGTGGCGCGGGCACTGAGAGCATGAACCCCTCGATGAACATTCGCATTATCGTTTGTATAATAATCAGTAAGCGCCTGAATTACCGACTTTGGTTTTTGGGTTGTCGCAGCATTGTCAAAATAAACCAGCGGATGTTCATTTACATTTTGATGTAAAATAGGAAAATCATTACGGATTTGGGCCACGTTAAACGTGTCAATCAGAGTATTTGCATCAGGCATGATTCTCCTCCAATTGCTGATTAATCAAATTGCCAATCCACTCAGCGGCAGGACAATAGGCTATCAGCTTCAAATTTTCGGCAGCAAAAGCCTGAATCAGATAACGGCTGGCTTCCTGCCGTCCTATACCACGCGTTGCCAGATAAAATAAGGCATCCTCATCCAGTTGCCCCACTGTGGCACCATGTGAACAAATTACATCGTCCGCAAAAATTTCCAGCTGCGGCTTGGTATTCACTTCAGACTGTCCGCTGAGTAATAAATTTTTATTCTGCTGTTGGGCTTCAGTTTGCTGAGCTCCCGGGGCAACAATCACCTTGCCATTGAATACCGCTCGGGATTTGCCTGACAAAATGCCTTTATAATCCTGAGTGCTGCGGCATTCGGGCATGATATGATTCACCAGGGTGTGATGATCGATATGCTGATTATCGCCGGGAATATAAATACCGTTCATTAAACAGGCAGCCTGTGATTCTTTCATCGCAATATTAATATCGCTGCGCACTAATCGTCCACCCAGACTTAAGGAATGGCTTTTAAACTCACTGGCATAGGCCTGCTGCACAGACAAATGGCCAATGTGAAAAGCCTTCCTGCTTTCCTGCTGAATTTTGTAATGGGTTAAATCAGCTTGTTTTGATAAATAAACCTCAGTCATCTGATTGTTTAAATAAACACAATCCTTTTTACCTTGATACGATTCCACGACTACCGCAGAGGCATTTTGTTCAAGAATGATAAGAGTACGCGAATGCACAGCAAGCTCGCTTATATCCTGCCAGTAATTAATAACCAGCGGCTCTTCGAGTTTTACGTTTGCGGGAATATAGATAAATAGACCACTGTTTAAACTGGCCATATTTAAAGCCTGAAAGCCATGCTCAAAATGCGTCTGTTTTAAATAGGCATTCACTCGTTCAGGCTGTTCCTGAATGATTGTCAGAAGGGATTCGACAATAACGCCCTTTTCACGCAACTGCAAAATGGCTTCAGAACTATAAAACGAACCATTATTCAGACCACAGTGAATACCAAAATCAGGTGCTGGAACCGCGGGCTGTTTGACATCCTCAGGCAGTTCAGAATGAAACTCATACTGCAGCAGCGGATCAACCAGCGTGTATTTCCATTCCTCATGATGTCGGGTGGGAAACCCCAGGCGTCTGAACTCCTGCAAGGCATGCCGCTGAACATCTGCCAAAGCGGGCAATGACGCCGGTTTATTCTTGATTTGTGATTGATAAAACTCGACTATTGCGCTCATGACTATACCGTCTCCTCGAGCCAGCTATAGCCTTTTTTCTCCAGCTCCAGCGCCAGATTTTTATCACCCGATTTGATAATTCGCCCATTGGCCAGAACATGGATAAAATCAGGCTCAATATAATCCAGCAATCTTTGATAGTGTGTAACGAGGATTATCGCTCTATCAGGTGAACGCATGGCGTTAACTCCTTGGGAGATAATCCGCAGAGCATCAATATCCAAACCGGAATCGGTTTCATCAAGAATGGCCAGCTTAGGCTCTAAAGCTGCCATTTGTAAAATCTCATTGCGTTTCTTCTCGCCACCTGAAAAGCCTTCGTTAATACTGCGATAAAGAAAACTCTCATCCATATCCAGCAGTTGGCATTTTTCACGAATAAAGCTTAGAAAATCAATAGCATCAAAGGTTGGCTTACCCAGACCTTTTCTGACAGCATTGACCGATGCTTTCAGGAAATTAATATTGGTAACTCCCGGGATTTCCACAGGATATTGAAATGACATAAAAATACCGGATTGTGCTCTTTGTTCCGGTGAAAAAGGCAACAGATCCTGCCCCGCATACTGGATTTCTCCATCGGTCACAGTGTAGGCAGGATGACCGGCCAATACTTTGGATAAGGTGCTTTTACCTGAGCCATTAGGGCCCATAATGGCATGCACTTCCCCAGCGTTAACCTGCAAATCAATCCCTTTTAAAATAGGTTGAGAATTGATGGCCACATTAAGATTTTTAATTTCTAACATATTAACCTACTGCCCCTTCCAGACTGATACCTAATAATTTGGTTGCTTCAACCGCAAACTCCATAGGTAGTTCTTTTAAAACCTGTTTACAGAAACCATTAACTATCATTGATACAGCATCTTCCGTATCAATCCCGCGTTGCTGACAATAAAATAATTGCTCTTCACTGATTTTTGAGGTGGTCGCCTCATGCTCAATCTGGGCACTGGGATTTTTAACCTCAATATAAGGAAAGGTATGAGCTGAACAATGGCTGCCCATTAACATGGAATCGCATTGCGTGAAATTTCTGGCATTGGTCGCCGTGGGGGCAATACGCACTAATCCACGATAGGCATTATGGGCATGGCCTGCGCTAATACCTTTGGCAATAATAGTTGAACGGGTATTTTTGCCCAAATGAATCATTTTGGTTCCAGTGTCCGCTTGCTGAAAATTGTTCGTTAAGGCAACGGAATAAAACTCCCCTACTGAATCATCTCCCTGCAGAATAACACTGGGATATTTCCAGGTAATTGCCGAACCGGTTTCAATTTGCGTCCAGGAAATTTTTGAGCGCTTACCGCGGCAAGCTCCACGCTTGGTTACGAAATTATAAATACCCCCTTTTCCTTCTTTATCACCGGGATACCAGTTTTGCACGGTTGAGTACTTAATCTGAGCACCCTCAAGAGCAACCAGCTCCACCACTGCAGCATGCAGTTGATTTTCATCACGCATGGGTGCGGTGCAGCCTTCCAGATAGGAAACGTAGCTATGATCATCTGCAATAATCAAGGTACGCTCAAACTGACCCGTGGATGCGGCATTGATTCGGAAATAAGTGGATAACTCCATGGGGCAGCGAACACCTTTAGGAATATATACAAAGGAGCCGTCACTAAATACGGCGGAATTAAGCGCTGCATAGAAATTATCGCGGTAGGAAACAACCGAGCCAAGATATTGCTTCACCAGATCAGGATAGAGATGAACCGCTTCTGAAAGCGGGCAGAAAATAACCCCTACTTCGGCTAGTTTGGCTTTAAACGTCGTGGCCACAGAGACACTATCGAACACCGCGTCTACAGCGACTCCTGCCAGCATTTCCTGCTCACGCAAAGGGATCCCCAGTTTTTCATAAGTTCGCAGTAATTCCGGATCGACCTCATCCAGACTTTTAGGAGCATCTTTTTTAGACTTGGGTGCGGAATAATAGGATATCGCCTGATAATCCACCGGCGGATAATGAACACTTGACCACTCGGGATGGGTCATGGTTTTCCAGTGAGCAAAAGCCTTTAAACGCCAATCCAGCATAAACTGAGGCTCATTTTTGATGGCTGACAACCGGCGAATAATCTCTTCATTTAATCCGGGCTCAAAGGTTTCCACCTCGATATCGGTCACGAAACCATGTTCATATTCCCTTTCCAGAAGGGCTGTAATTTGTTCATTGCTTTTAGCCACGACTTACTCCACTCGCTAACTGCTTGATGCGGTCAATTTCAATACTTTGCAATGTTGGTTTGGCCAAAACCTCCAGGCTGACACTGTCCAGAGCTGCTTCGATTGCCTGGCTAATCAGGCGCCAGTTGCCCTGAATATGACAAAAGCCTTGCAATGAGCATTCATTCGGTTGCAAACTGCATTCAATCAAGCCGCGCTGCTCTTCTAATGCGTAAATAATCTGGGCCACTGAAATTTCACTGGCGGGTCTCTGCAGTCGATAACCACCGCTGACGCCCCTGACAGAAATTAATAATCCCGCGACCGTCAGACGTTTTAGCAATTTACTGACCGTCGGTATACTCAAATGAGTATTTTGAGCTATATCTCTGGCATTACAAAGCTGACCCGGCGATTTTGCCAGATGAACCATGACTACTGTTCCATAATCGGCCAATTTGCTGATGCGCAGCATAGCACCCCCACATCAAATAATCTAGTACTAAATCAGTCTGATTTATTCCTCATCATTAAGTATAACATGAACTTGATCATATAGTACTAATTCAGTTCTATTTAGAAAACAGTGGCGTATTCTAGCTAAAACTTTGGATAGTCTCAATAAGGTTTATGGGTTTGACAAACAATTGTCTCCTGACGATCTTGCATTGCAATGTTAATTATCACGCTGTTCATTTGACAGTCAGTTTTTTCTCGATATAATAGCGGCCAAGCCGCGATACTAAGCAACGAGAAGCGCCTCCATCTGTTAATTTTGGAATTAAATCATGACCTTATCAGTTCAACGCATTCTGCTATCTTTCCTTCTAATCTTTAATCTTTCCAATCTGTTCGCAGAACCTCAGAATCTGGGTCTTCTTAAAGATGAACTCGTTCAGTATCACAACGACGGCCGGTATGAAAAAGAATTCAATGAGGTGATTCGCCAGGCAGAGTGCTATATCGAAAAACGAGCAGCTCAAAACAGAAAAATGCAGAACAGGGAAAAACTGGCTCTGGTTCTTGATATTGATGAAACCAGCCTGAGTAATTATCCCAACCTGGAGAAACACGGTTTTGCTGTCAGCACCGAAGCATTTAGAAAATCTGTATTTAAAGGCAAGGCGACCGCCTTTCCTGGCATGTTGCATCTTTATAATCTTGCTCAAAAAAACAATATCACTGTTTTTTTTGTGACTGGACGTCGAACCAATGAGCGCCAGCCCACCGAGCTCAATTTACACCGGGCGGGCTACAATCACTGGGGAGCCCTTTTCTTAAAGCCCATAGATTATAAAGAATCTTCGGTTATTCCATTCAAATCAGGCACGCGAAAGGCGATTGAGGCGAAAGGTTATACCATAGTCGCTACAATCGGTGATCAATATAGTGATTTGAAAGGTGGATTCGCTGAGAAAGGATTTAAATTACCTAATCCTTATTATTTCCTACCCTAATTCATAAGATTTTTCATGACTCTTTCCGGAGCTGATATTCGAGTGATAAGATAAAGCTCTCTCGCTTCATCATACTGAATATTGGCTCGCCAGCTTTGACGAAAATCGGCTGTATCCTGACCATAAAGCACTTTAATTAAAGGGTCTTGGTCAGGGAAATCCTCTATCGAGAGCTCATCCAGTTGTTTAATAGTCATTTGTGACAGGCTTTGCCCGTAAATTGAGATAAAATGCTCATCCAGACTGTCAAAGTAGTCGATAAAATCATCATAAAAAGCTTCCAGTACTTCACGATGATAGTAATACATGAAATTGTTTTGCTGTATGATGTCCATTTGCAGCCAGCTCACATCCAGAAAACGCAGGCATTCATTCAACATATAATCGACTTTGTTCATCAGATTGCAATCGCCGCAAGCGATACAATACATCATAAACCCTGCTTCCTCTTTAAACTGCGACCACAGCTCTGTATCACTGATTAAATCAGGATAATTTTTTATCTGTTGTTCGACTGTAAGATGAGCTGCCTCCAGTGTGTATAAATGCGTCCATCTTAAAACCTGGGATTTCGACAGTTTTTCTCCCTTCGCGTTGGGTAAATATAGCGACGGCTGGTTAACTCTGGTAAATAATCGCTGCTCAATATTGTTCAATTGCGATAGGGATATAGTGTTATTCGCATGTATGGGGGTCGATTGTAAAGAAAGTAAAGGCTGAATTTCGCAGCGAACCAATATTCGATAACATAACTCGGCCAGCTGCATCATGCATAGGTGTTTATCGCTAAATATGACAGGCTGTTTTCTTTTAAACGTCGGCCATTGGGTCAGCAAAAGCGGGGCAATTATATGCCCGAATTCGTTCCGATAAAGACTCGCTCCATTTCGATTTATATTGTCTTCCCTAAGCATCCGAGACTTTATTTCCCCCAAAAACAGGGTACTCATTACCATCAATCTCCCACAGCTTATCTATTAAGAATAGCTTATAGAGAGTAATCTGGGGAATAAGTTCCAGAGCTTGGAAATGTCAGTCGCAACCTGGAGAACTCTGTGCCTGCTTTAAGGATTTCTTTTCACTTTTCCAATCTCTGAAATGGGGATAAACACCTCGTCATCCTGGTGCTTTTCACCTTTCCAGGCATGACCGTACACTACTTCGTAGGTCAGAGGATATTTATTATCTTCTGTAGAAAATTGCTGATAATTTTTTTCAAATTTTTTCCATGCCTCGCAACCTGTTAATCCATGATTTCGTTTTGGATTGATGTTGCGCACTCCCTGATTCTTCAGACTGCGAATCAATTGCGCTACGCTTTTATAATGAACAGCGAGCAGCTCCATATCAATTACCGGATCCAGGAAGTTTTCGCGTAGCAATTCATCCCCGATATCATGCATATCAGCAAATTCATTAGTATGCTCATAGACATCAGCCGACCGCCAGCTTTCACGAATCTCCTTGAAAGTATCTGGTCCGAGGGTCGAAAACATTAGGCACCCATGCACATTCATCACCCGATGCAGCTCTTTTAATACCGCTTGCAAAGGATGCGACCAATGAATAACCTGATTGGCAAATACTAAATCAAATACGCGATCAGCAAAGGGTAAACGCATCATATCCGCATTGACCAAAGGCCATTTACGCCATAATTTCTGCTTCTGTCTCGCCTGCAACAACATGCCATAGGCCAGATCCAGCGCGATAACCTGCGCTTGCGGATAGCGCTTTTTCAATTGGACGGTGAATAATCCCGTGCCGCAACCTAAGTCGAGCACATAGCGAGGAGTGATTTTTAAGTAGGACAGGCGATCAAAAAGGCGTTGACCAATTTCATTTTGTACCTTGGCGGCCTGTTCGTATTCTGAAGCATGGCGATTGAAGGCCTTGCAAACTTCTGTTTTCGGGTTCATCATCAGCACAAATGGAATGAATCCAATCTGGTAAAAAAATCGAAGTATAACACCGCTAGTTAGCTGGCAACAGGATTATCAAAGATGGATAGCCTAGATAACCGCTCTTTCTGCTGGAAAAATATTTTCAACAGATTAAAACTACCTGCTGTTTGCAAGCTCTGTTCCCAGTACCATACCGGGAGTCAGGCTATTTGCCCATTTTGTATGAGCTTGTTCAAAAAAATTGAAACTGCCTGCTGCATCTGTAGAATGCCAATAGGAGAACAATTCGATCTCTGTGGTGCCTGTATTAAAAAAAAGCCGCAGTTTAATCGCGTATTTACCGCCTATCGTTATGAGGAACCTCTGCGTGGCTTAATTCATGAATTTAAATATCGGGAGGGCCTTTATCTGCTGCCTGTCTTGCTTAAGCTGCTTCTTGATGCCTTGCCCCTGTCACTTGAAAAACCCGATTGCATTCTCCCTGTTCCCCTGTATTTTAAAAAGCTGCGGCAAAGAGGTTTTAATCAGGCAGCCCTTCTTGCCAGAGGTGTCGCCAGACATTTAGAGGTACCTTATGATTTCATTTCATGTCAGAAAATAAAGAATACTTCCCCCCAGGCGCAGCTCAATCGTAAACAACGGCGCAGCAATCTCTTCAACAGCTTTTCTGTACGAGAGATTCCCTATTCCCATATTATTCTTGTGGATGATTTGTTGACCACCGGAAGTACAGTGAATGAGTTATCAGCATTATTAAAACGACAAGGCGTCAAAAAAATTGATGTATTATGTTGTGCCAGAACAATTGGCTAACGCAGATAGCGCTGGAGGTCATTAAGCAGCAACTGTACCAGAAAGAGGAAAAAGGCAATCAATGCCAAACGGTATAGTAGAATTTCCAGAGCGACAGAGATGGGTCTTCCACTTATTTTTTCTATCAATGCAAAAATAATAGAGCCGCCATCCAGTCCCGGGATTGGGAATAGGTTAACCAGCCCAACAGCCAGACTTAAGGTCGCGATAAAATATAAAAACACCGCGAGTCCCTGCTTAAAAGACAGAATCGAGGCGCTCAACAGCCCGACAGGCCCCAACAGAACGGAGAAAGGGATCTTGCCGGTTAACAATTGTTTTAAAATTATCAGGAAAAACCATAGTAATTGCTTCAGTTTAAAACTTGCAAAGTTCGCCGCCTCTATGAAATCCTGACCAGAAACGCGCTCAAGATATTCCTGACTCTCCGCAGGCACAATGCCGATTGCCGTCAGTAA from Legionella quinlivanii encodes:
- the sufD gene encoding Fe-S cluster assembly protein SufD, whose translation is MSAIVEFYQSQIKNKPASLPALADVQRHALQEFRRLGFPTRHHEEWKYTLVDPLLQYEFHSELPEDVKQPAVPAPDFGIHCGLNNGSFYSSEAILQLREKGVIVESLLTIIQEQPERVNAYLKQTHFEHGFQALNMASLNSGLFIYIPANVKLEEPLVINYWQDISELAVHSRTLIILEQNASAVVVESYQGKKDCVYLNNQMTEVYLSKQADLTHYKIQQESRKAFHIGHLSVQQAYASEFKSHSLSLGGRLVRSDINIAMKESQAACLMNGIYIPGDNQHIDHHTLVNHIMPECRSTQDYKGILSGKSRAVFNGKVIVAPGAQQTEAQQQNKNLLLSGQSEVNTKPQLEIFADDVICSHGATVGQLDEDALFYLATRGIGRQEASRYLIQAFAAENLKLIAYCPAAEWIGNLINQQLEENHA
- the sufC gene encoding Fe-S cluster assembly ATPase SufC translates to MLEIKNLNVAINSQPILKGIDLQVNAGEVHAIMGPNGSGKSTLSKVLAGHPAYTVTDGEIQYAGQDLLPFSPEQRAQSGIFMSFQYPVEIPGVTNINFLKASVNAVRKGLGKPTFDAIDFLSFIREKCQLLDMDESFLYRSINEGFSGGEKKRNEILQMAALEPKLAILDETDSGLDIDALRIISQGVNAMRSPDRAIILVTHYQRLLDYIEPDFIHVLANGRIIKSGDKNLALELEKKGYSWLEETV
- the sufB gene encoding Fe-S cluster assembly protein SufB, producing MAKSNEQITALLEREYEHGFVTDIEVETFEPGLNEEIIRRLSAIKNEPQFMLDWRLKAFAHWKTMTHPEWSSVHYPPVDYQAISYYSAPKSKKDAPKSLDEVDPELLRTYEKLGIPLREQEMLAGVAVDAVFDSVSVATTFKAKLAEVGVIFCPLSEAVHLYPDLVKQYLGSVVSYRDNFYAALNSAVFSDGSFVYIPKGVRCPMELSTYFRINAASTGQFERTLIIADDHSYVSYLEGCTAPMRDENQLHAAVVELVALEGAQIKYSTVQNWYPGDKEGKGGIYNFVTKRGACRGKRSKISWTQIETGSAITWKYPSVILQGDDSVGEFYSVALTNNFQQADTGTKMIHLGKNTRSTIIAKGISAGHAHNAYRGLVRIAPTATNARNFTQCDSMLMGSHCSAHTFPYIEVKNPSAQIEHEATTSKISEEQLFYCQQRGIDTEDAVSMIVNGFCKQVLKELPMEFAVEATKLLGISLEGAVG
- a CDS encoding SUF system Fe-S cluster assembly regulator; translation: MLRISKLADYGTVVMVHLAKSPGQLCNARDIAQNTHLSIPTVSKLLKRLTVAGLLISVRGVSGGYRLQRPASEISVAQIIYALEEQRGLIECSLQPNECSLQGFCHIQGNWRLISQAIEAALDSVSLEVLAKPTLQSIEIDRIKQLASGVSRG
- a CDS encoding HAD family acid phosphatase; this translates as MTLSVQRILLSFLLIFNLSNLFAEPQNLGLLKDELVQYHNDGRYEKEFNEVIRQAECYIEKRAAQNRKMQNREKLALVLDIDETSLSNYPNLEKHGFAVSTEAFRKSVFKGKATAFPGMLHLYNLAQKNNITVFFVTGRRTNERQPTELNLHRAGYNHWGALFLKPIDYKESSVIPFKSGTRKAIEAKGYTIVATIGDQYSDLKGGFAEKGFKLPNPYYFLP
- the bioC gene encoding malonyl-ACP O-methyltransferase BioC: MNPKTEVCKAFNRHASEYEQAAKVQNEIGQRLFDRLSYLKITPRYVLDLGCGTGLFTVQLKKRYPQAQVIALDLAYGMLLQARQKQKLWRKWPLVNADMMRLPFADRVFDLVFANQVIHWSHPLQAVLKELHRVMNVHGCLMFSTLGPDTFKEIRESWRSADVYEHTNEFADMHDIGDELLRENFLDPVIDMELLAVHYKSVAQLIRSLKNQGVRNINPKRNHGLTGCEAWKKFEKNYQQFSTEDNKYPLTYEVVYGHAWKGEKHQDDEVFIPISEIGKVKRNP
- a CDS encoding ComF family protein → MPIGEQFDLCGACIKKKPQFNRVFTAYRYEEPLRGLIHEFKYREGLYLLPVLLKLLLDALPLSLEKPDCILPVPLYFKKLRQRGFNQAALLARGVARHLEVPYDFISCQKIKNTSPQAQLNRKQRRSNLFNSFSVREIPYSHIILVDDLLTTGSTVNELSALLKRQGVKKIDVLCCARTIG